A region from the SAR202 cluster bacterium genome encodes:
- a CDS encoding helix-turn-helix domain-containing protein, translating into MKELTMSEREAKLTVVLNAVLEKRLTKAQAATALGVSERQVWRLLATYRKDGAAGLVHGNRG; encoded by the coding sequence ATGAAAGAACTGACAATGAGCGAGAGAGAGGCTAAACTAACGGTAGTGTTGAACGCTGTTCTTGAGAAGCGATTGACAAAGGCTCAAGCTGCCACGGCATTGGGGGTATCGGAGCGCCAGGTATGGAGGCTTCTGGCGACCTACCGGAAGGATGGAGCGGCAGGGCTGGTCCATGGCAATCGAGGAC